GCCGTAGTAGGTGTCCGCCTCCGCGACCGGGCTGATGTTCGTCCAGGTGCCCGTCGCCGTCGCGTACCGCCACAGTTGGCCCTTGCCGCCGTCGTAGGGCCCGCTCTTGTCGCTGTAGGAGAGGTACAGATAGCCGCCCACCGCGTCCAGGACACCCTTGTGGGCGAGATACCCGGTCGGCTGACCGGCGAGCCGGCTCCAGGTCGCGCCGCCGTCCGTCGACCGGTACACCGAGTTCTGGAGGTCGGCGACACCGACGTAGATCGCCTGCGTCGCGTTGCCCGACGTGCCCGTCCGCTCGTCGAACGTGACCCAGACGATGCCCTGGTTGTCACTGGCGTAGCCGCTCGTGTCGCTCGGATCCTGCTGGTAGTTGCCCACGTTGGGGAAGCCCGTCACCTGCGACCAGCTGACGCCGGAGTCCGTCGACCGCCACAGCCCCTTGCCGCTCGGCGCGCCCAGGTACAGCACGCTGTTCTTGTTCGGGTCGACCGCCAGCCGCTCTCCCATGCCCCGCCCCGGCATGTTGCCGCCGAGCTTGAAGGGAAGGGCGGCCGCCTGCCAGCTCGCGCCCCGGTTCGAGGAGCGCATGACCGCGCCGTTCTTCGGATCCCAGCTGTTGGTGTACGTCCCGACGGCCGCGTACACCCTGTCCGGGTCCACGGAGTCGGAGGCCAGGCTGACCACACCCGTGTGCCCCCAGTCGTCCCAGCCGACCGAGTCGAGCAGCGGCGTCCAGGTCTTCGACGACTCCTGCCAGCGGTAGGCGCCGCCGATGTCCGTGCGGGCGTAGGCCAGGTTCTTCTCCTTGCGGTTGAAGACGATCCCGGGGACGAAACCGCCGCCGTCGATCCGGGCGTTCTTCCAGGTGTACGTGTCGGCGGCGAGCGAGACCTTCGGGGTGCTGCCGGCCGCCAGCGCGGTCGGGGTACCGGCGAGCAGCCCGGCCGCGAGCGCGAGTACGGCCGTGAGAATGCGGGTTCTTCGCACGGGGGGAGTCCTTTCCGGAAAGGGAGAGGGTGGGGGAGGGTAAGCGCTTTCCGTCAGGTGCGAGAGTTGCCGGGCGGCCCCCAGTGCGGGAGGGGGCCGCCCGGCCGGTTGGTCCCGTCGTCAGGTGACGGGACCGAGCACGCGAAGCCTTCAAGCGGTTCCGCGAAGGAAGCGATGCCGCGGGCACCCCTTCAGGGCGGGGCGACGAACTGCGTGACCAGCCACTACGGACCCGCAGTCGACAAGCACGGCTTCCTCGCGGAGCGCTCGGCGGGGGCTATTCCAGAAGCTCCGCGTACGACCCCATGGCCAGGGCGATGTCCGCCTGGGCCCAGAACCGGTGATACGTGAACGACGGCACCGCACCGCCGGCCAGATAGGCCTGGATCTTCGACCAGGCGGGGTCGTTCTTGTAGAACGACCGGATGGATTCGAAAGTCGACGTCGAGTTGACCGCGTCGCCGTTCGGCATGGTCCCGGTCCAGCCGCTCGGGACGTACACGGCGTCGTCGAAGCGGTTGTAGTCCGCCCGGTTCTCCGGCACCGCGATGCCCAGGCTGTCCTGGTAGTTGTTCCACATGCCGTCCAGCAGAGCCTTCGCCGTCGTCTTCGCCGCGGTGTCGCCCGACTTGGCGGCGTAGTAGCTCAGGGTCTTGGCGTACGCGGCGGTCACCCCGACGTCGTTGGTGTAGTCGGCGACGGTGACGTGAAGTGCGGTGTTGGCGCCGGGACTTGAGGCGTTCCAGGTGTCGGGCTGGCCCGACCACTGCAGCGTCGAGGGGATCTGGTAGGTGCCGTCCGGGTTGATCGTGGTCTTGGACAGTGCCCACTTGACCCACTTGTCGAGGACCGTCTTGGCCTGCGCGTTCCCCGTCTGCTGGTAGTACTCGGCCACCCGCTCCATCGACCACGCCTGGAAGCCGAACCACTGGTTGGACGGCGGGTCGTGGTAGACGGGCTGCTGGTCGTAGTACATACCGTAGAAGGTCGACGTGCCGGCCGGGGGAGTCGCGTAACGGCCCGCCCAGCTGTTCGTCGCCCCGCCCGCGATGGCGCCCTCGCTGGACTGCAGCCAGCGGTAGAACTCCAGCTGCCGGGTCAGTGAGGTGTTCCAGTCCGCCGCACCCGTCGCCGACTTGGGCTTCAGATCGGCGTACGAGCTGAGCGCGTACGCGGCCATCGGGTTCTGGTAGCCGCCGTGCATGTGGCTGGAGCCGATGCGCCAGGCCCAGCCCGCCGAGGTGTCGGTCGCGCCACCCCAGGCGTAGTACCAGGACAGCAGGTAGCTCGACGCGTCCTTGCCGGTGCCGGCCGCGCAGGTGGAAGGACCGACACAGTTGCCGATCTTCTTGAAGTACTTGTCGTACATGGCGTAGCGCAGATAGTCGCCCATCTTCGCGGCCTTGCCCACGGTCGCGGAGACGTCGGAGCCCTTGCCCTGTGCCTTCGCCCAGGTGTCGGCCCAGTACGCGGCCTGCACCGCGCGCGCGTCGGCGTCCGGGGCGTTGGTGAACTTCCACTGCTTGGAGTAGGAGGCGTCACCGGTGAAGAGGTCCAGGTACCCGTTCTTGCCGCCGTACTTGAACTGGTCGCAGGTCGGCTGCGGCACTGTCTCCCACACCGACTCCTGCGCGCCGCGCTGGAAGGTGTTGATGTACGACGGTCCGGTGTCCGTGGGACCCGCCTCGCACTTGCCGGGCGAGTTGCCGTAGCCGTACACGTTGTCGACGTCCTGGAGCCAGTGCATACCGTAGACGTCGTCCGTGCCGTACGCGCTCTTCAGCTCGCCGGCGATCGGGTCCGAGCCGACCGGCACCGAGGAGTCGAGCTTGGCCGGGTACTCGTTGGGGGTGTCCAGCTCGGGCGCGTAGGTGGCCGGCTTGGAGGCGTTGTAGAAGGAGTTGGTCGGCTGGTCGGCGTGGGTGGGGATCATGTACTTCTCCATGATGTCCCAGGCCCCGTTGAACTTGGACCAGTCGCCCGTCACCTTGCCGTACATGGCCTGCAGCCACAGGAGGTAGCTGTATGCCTCCGACGTGGTCTCGTGGCCCTGGTCCGGCGCCTCGACGATCAGTGTCTCGACCGAGTGGTAGGGGATGCCCTCGGGGGAGAAGTAGCCGTTCGCCGGGTTGGTGATCTTGCCGTACAGATCCAGGAAGCGGGCGTTGTACGTGCCCGTCGCCGCGATCTGGGTGACCGTCACCGAGGCCTTGGCGTGCCCGGTCGCCGTCGACTCGAAGGTCGCCGCACCGGTGCCGGAGGCGTTGCCCGTGATGGTCACCGTCTGCGCGGTGCTCCAGTTCGACGGGGTGAAGGTGAGCGAGGCCCCGCCGGTCACCGTGAGACCCGTGTTGCCGCTGGTGCGGGCGGTGGTGACGGTCACGTTGGCCGAAGGCTGCGTCGACAGCTTCAGGGTGTACGTACCCGTCTTGCCCTGCTGGACGGGCACTTGGGTTGCCGACGCGACGACCGCGGGACCCGAGACGACCGTGATGCCCACCGGCGTGGACTCACCGGACGCGCCCAGGCTGTCGTACGCCTTCGCCAGCAGTGAATGACTGCCCACGGTCAAGCTTGAGACCGAGAGCGAGTAGGGCGCTGTCGTGTCGGTGCCGAGCAGCGTGGTGTTGTCGTAGAACTCCATCTTGCTGATGGTCGCGTTGTCCGCGGCGGCCGCGGTCGCGGCGAGCGGAACGGCCGTGCCCTGGGTGTAGGCCGCGCCCGCGGCCGGGCTGGTCAAGACGGTGATCGGCGGCTGGTGCGCGCCGGTGCAACTGGTGCCGTTGACCGCGAAGTTGGCCGGGGCGGCATTGGTGCCGCTGTAGGTGAACTGCGCCCCGGTGGTGACGGCTGCGCCCGCGGCGATGTTCGCGTTGTACGTGGCGTTGGTGACGGAGACCGCTTGGCCGGACTGGGACCAGGTGCCGTTCCAACCGTTGCTCAGCTTCTGGTTGCCGGCGTAGCTGTAGGTGAGCGTCCAGCCGTTGATGGCGTCCGTGCCGCGGTTGGTGATCGTCAGGTCCGCGGTGAAACCGGAGCCCCAGTCATTGGTCTTGTAGTCGACGCTGCACTGAACCGCCGCTGCCTGTGCGGGAGTTGAAGCCGCGCTCAGCATCGCGAACGGCAGTACGAGGGCCGCCACGACAGCGGTCCACAATCGCCGGGCAGGCCGGCGTCTCCTCGTGGGGGGCATTGCTGGTTCCTCCTTGTGCGGCTCGGAGAAGTCAAGGCTTGAACCAGTGGGAGCGCTCCCATAGTGGGGATGCGGGTGTGAGGGGTCAAGATGTTTGAAGAGTCGAAAAGATTCGACGAACGGGGCCCCGGAAAGTCAAGTGACGCCTCTGTTCTTTGCCGTCACTTGGCGCTAACTTCTTGGACACCAGTGGGAGCGATTCCATCAGTCGACGCGTCCGTAACGGCGCGCTGATCTGCAAGGAGTCGCTCATGCGACACCCTCCGCGTTCAGCTCTTTTAGCCGCCGTCGGCGCGGTCGCCCTCATCGGGGCCGTGACCGTGCCGGTGGTCACGGCGTCCGGCGCCACCCCCGCCTGCTCGGTGGAGTACTCCGTCACCAGCCAGTGGGGCAGCGGTTTCCAGGGCTCCGTCAAAATCACCAACAACATGGCTGCCGTCAGCAGTTGGAGCCTCGCCTTCGACTTCACCGGCGGCCAGAAGCTCACCCAGGGCTGGAACGCGAAATGGTCCCAGTCCGGCACGACGATCACCGCGGCCAGCGAGAGCTACAACGGCTCGCTGGGCAGCGGAGCGAGCGTCAGCGCCGGATTCATCGCGTCCTCGTCCGGGAGCAACGCGGTACCCACCTCGTTCAAGCTCAACGGCACGGTCTGCAACACGGACACCGCGCCGTCCCCCACTCCGGATCCGACGGATCCTGAGGACACGGCTCCCCCCGTCCTGCGCGTCTCGGGCAACAAGTTCGTGGACACGAACGGCGGCACACGCCGGCTCCTCGGCGTGAACCGGTCCGGCGGCGAGTTCATGTGCGTCCAGGGCCGCGGCATCTTCGACGGCCCGGTCGACGACGCCTCGGTGAAGGCGATCGCCGACTGGAAAGCGAACACGGTCCGCATCCCTCTCAACGAGGAGTGCTGGCTGGGCCTGTCCAACATCAACCCGGCCTACGCCGGGGCGAACTACATCAACGCCGTCAAGGACCTGGTGGCCAGGGTCAAGGCCCACGGCCTGACACCCGTGGTCGAACTCCACTGGACCTACGGGCAGTACACCGGCAACTCCGCCGGCTGCTCCGACGTGCACGCCGGCTGCCAGAAGCCGATGCCCGACATGCAGTACACACCGGCCTTCTGGACCTCGGTGGCGAACACCTTCAAAGGCGACCGGGCCGTCGTCTTCGACCTGTTCAACGAGCCCTACCCGGACCGCGCCACCTCCACGACCACCCAGGCGTGGCAGTGCTGGCGGGACGGCGGCACCTGCCCCGGCATCGGGTACGAGGTCGCCGGTATGCAGGATCTCGTCGACAGCGTCCGGGGCACCGGCGCCACGAACGTGATCCTTGCCGGCGGGATCGCCTACTCCAACGACCTGAGCCAGTGGCTGACCTACAAACCCACCGACCCGGCGGGCAATCTCGCCGCCGCGTGGCACGTGTACAACTTCAACACCTGCTCCAACGAGAGCTGCTGGAACTCCACGCTCGCCCCGGTGGCCGCCCAAGTCCCCCTCATGGCGGGGGAGATCGGCGAGAACACCTGCTCTCACGGCTTCATCGACCAGGTCATGAAGTGGTTCGACGACCGCTCCCTGTCGTATCTCGGCTGGACCTGGAACACCTGGGACTGCTCCTTGGGACCGTCCCTGATCAGCAGCTACGACGGCACACCGACAGCGTTCGGCACCGGGCTGCGTGACCATCTGCGCGCCCTCAACGGATAACACCCGCGACCGAGAAGGAAACCCGCACTCATGAGTCGTACGAGAACAGCGCTCCTCGCTGCCCTGGCGCTCGTCGCCGGGGCCTCCGGGACCGCGCTAGCCGTGACCCCCGGGGACGTGGGCCTCGCCGCCGTCCCCTGCGCCGTGGACTACAAGGTGCAGAACCAGTGGGACACCGGCTTCACCGCGGCCGTCACCATCACCAACAACACTGCGGCAAAGTCGAGTTGGTCCCTGAAGTGGTCGTACGCCGGAAACCAGAAGGTCACCAACTTCTGGAACTCCAAGATCAGCCAGAGCGGGACCGCCGTCACCGCCGCCAACGAGAGCTACAACGGCACGCTCGCCACCGGCGGTTCGGTCAGCTTCGGCTTCCAGGGCACCTACAGCGGCACCAACGCCCTGCCGACCACCTTCACCCTCGACGGGGTGACCTGCAACGTCGACGGCGGCACCGGTCCCACCGATCCGGGCCCGACCGACCCCGGTACCCCCGGCACCCGGGTCGACAACCCGTACGCGGGCGCCAAGGTGTACGTGAACCCCGAGTGGTCCGCCAACGCCGCCGCGGAGCCGGGCGGCAGCCGCGTCTCCAATCAGCCCACGGGTGTGTGGCTGGACCGGATCGCATCGATCAACGGCACCGGCGGCAAGATGGGCCTGCGCGCCCATCTCGATGAGGCGCTGAAGCAGAAGGGCTCGGGAGAGCTCGTCGTCCAGCTGGTCATCTACGACCTGCCCGGACGCGACTGCTCGGCCCTCGCCTCCAACGGCGAACTGGGCCCGACGGAGATCGACAAGTACAAGACGCAGTACATCGACCCGATCGCCGCGATCCTCGCCGACCCCAAGTACGCCTCGCTGCGGATCGTCGACACGGTCGAGCTCGACTCGCTCCCCAACCTCGTCACCAACGTCACGCCGCGGCCCACCGCGACCGCGAACTGCGACACGATGAAGGCCAACGGCAACTACGTCAAGGGCGTCGGCTACGCGCTCAACAAGCTCGGTGACGCCGCCAACGTCTACAACTACGTGGACGCCGGCCACCACGGCTGGCTCGGCTGGGACGACAACTTCTCCGCGACCGTCCAGACGATCAAGCAGGCGGCCACCGCCGAGGGCGCCACGGTCAACGACGTGCAGGGCTTCATCACCAACACCGCCAACTACAGCGCGCTGAAGGAGCAGAACTTCACCATCAACGACTCCGTGAACGGCAAGTCCGTGCGCGAGTCCAAGTGGGTCGACTGGAACCGGTACGTCGACGAGCTCTCCTACGCCCAGGCCTTCCGGCAGGAGGCCGTGAACCAGGGCTTCCCCTCGGGCGTCGGCATGCTGATCGACACCTCCCGCAACGGTTGGGGCGGCTCCGCCCGGCCCACCGGTCCCGGTGCCATGACGGACGTGGACACCTACGTCAACGGCGGCAAGCTCGACCGGCGTATCCATGTCGGCAACTGGTGCAACCAGTCGGGTGCGGGTCTCGGCGAGCGTCCGAAGGCCAGCCCGGCCGCCGGGATCGACGCCTACGTGTGGATCAAGCCTCCGGGTGAGTCCGACGGGTCCAGCTCCGCGATCGCGAACGACGAGGGCAAGGGCTTCGACCGGATGTGCGACCCGACGTACACCGGCAACCCGCGGAACAACAACAACATGTCCGGTGCGCTGGCGAACGCTCCGCTGTCGGGGCACTGGTTCTCCGCGCAGTTCCAGGAGCTCATGAAGAACGCGTACCCCGCGCTCTAGCTGAGCCGGGTGCAGTGGGACTGCGGGTGCCGGTCCGTGAGGCTGGTCGCGCAGTTCCCCGCACCCCCAAAGGAATCACGCCGCCCGGGGTCTGGTCAGTTCTCTCGAGCCAGGCCCCGGCGGATCGCGAACTCCACCGCCGAGTGGTCCCCGTCGGTTCGCTCCAGCTCATAGGGAACCGACGGGAGAAGCGGTGGCTGAGCCATGAAGCGGGGGCGCGTGCCGTGGTGCGGCTGGGCCGCGTGGACCAGGAAGGGATGGCAGAGGTAGACGTCCCCGGGACTGCCGGTGGCGTGTGCGAGCGGGCGGTGGGCCGAGGCCCGGTCGACCTCCGGGCCCAACTCCAGGAAGGACGCGCCCTGTTCGCCGTACGGCTCCAGGACCGGGGGGACGTCGAGGTGGGAGCCCACCCTGATACGGGTCGGGGCGTCGGCCTCGGTGACCTCGGTGAACAGGAACAGCATCAGCAGCGCGCGGTCCCTGGAGCGCAGGTTGGTGTGAAACAGGCCGGCGGGCGCATCCTCGGGGAGGTAGCTTCCCTCGATGTGCCAGCCCGCGTCGTCCGGTTCCTCGGCGTGCGGAAACCGCAAAGGGAAGGTGCCCAGCGAATAGCGGGACTGCCAGCGGTTCTCGCCCACCAGCAGGTCGAACGCCTCATGCAGGGCAGGAGAGTTGGCGGCCGCCGCGAACGGGCCCTGCGCCATATCGGCCACCCACACCACGGGGTCCTTCCAGGAGGCCGGGTCCTCGGGGTCGTAGCCCGTCTCCCGCCACAGCAGCGACGCGCAGTGCTGGGCGACGCGGGGCGGAAAGGCTCCCTCGATCTTCACGAACCCGTCTTCGAGGAAGCGTTCCATCAGTTCGTCGTCCATGGGCTCCATGGGGCCATCGTGAAGGACAGGAACTCCCGGACGCATCCCATTTTCCTTTGCGTCCGCTTTGCCGTCCTTTTTGCCGTCACGGCAACATCGCTGGCCTCTTCGCGGTGCGTCGGCGCACGCTGTCGGCATCCCGAGGAGAGGCTGACACCATGGCGCACGATCACGATCACGAAGAGCACGGTCACGGTGGCACCCACGGACAGCGGCACCATGACCACACCGACCTCGACTGGTCCAATATGGCCCAGCACCTGGAGACCCAGGCCGAGTTGTTCACGCCCCTGTACGAGCGGGCCCTGGCCTGGCTCGGACACAAGCAGACCGAGCCGGGGCTGATCGTCGACGCGGGCAGTGGACCCGGGGTGCTGTCCTGCCTGCTCGCCGAGGCGTTCCCGGGGGCCAGGGTCGTCGCCGTCGACGGAGCCGAGCCGCTCCTGGATCGCGCCCTGGCTCGGGCCGCCCGGCTGGGCATCGCCGACCGCTTCGGCACCCTCGCCGGTCAACTGCCAGGAGTCCTCGAGGAGTTGGCCTACCCCGTCGATCTGCTGTGGGCCAGTAGGAGCCTGCACCACCTCGGCGACCAGCGGGCCGGAATCGCCACGTTCGCCGCACGGCTCGCCCGTGGGGGCACGCTCGCACTGATGGAGGGCGGGCTGCAGGCGCGCTTCCTGCCCCGGGACATCGGGATCGGCCGACCCGGACTCCAGGCTCGGCTCGACGCGCTGGAGGAGGGATGGTTCGCCGAGATGCGCGCGGGGCTTCCCGACGCGGTCGCCGAGGTCGAGGACTGGCCCGCGCTGATGGCCTCGGCGGGGCTGCGGCACACCGGTACGCGGAGTTTCCTGCTGGACCTGCCCGCGCCGACGACCGACCGGGCCCGTGCCTACATCGCCGCCTCGCTCGGGCGGCTGAGGGATGTCTTCGGGGAGCACCTGGAGCCGGACGACCGCGGGACCCTCGACCGTCTGCTGGATCCCGAGGACGCGGCGAGCGTGCACCGGCGGGCGGACGTGTTCGTGCTGGCCGCGCACACGGTTCACACCGCGGTGCGGACCGGCTGAGGCCGGCTCAGCTCCCGGACGTGACGGCCGTGCCGGGGAACGGCGGATCCCCCCTCGGGACGCCCCGGCGCTCGGCTTCTGCGTCGACGGCTCGCCGGTCGCCGCCAAGGGTCCCGACGGATCGGTGCACGTCCGGGAGAGCGACACCTCCACCCTCCCGGCCGCGACCCTGCCGGCGGGGGCGGGCGGGCCCGGTGCTCGCCCCCGGATCCACCCTGGACC
This is a stretch of genomic DNA from Streptomyces sp. NBC_00285. It encodes these proteins:
- a CDS encoding phytanoyl-CoA dioxygenase family protein, with product MRPGVPVLHDGPMEPMDDELMERFLEDGFVKIEGAFPPRVAQHCASLLWRETGYDPEDPASWKDPVVWVADMAQGPFAAAANSPALHEAFDLLVGENRWQSRYSLGTFPLRFPHAEEPDDAGWHIEGSYLPEDAPAGLFHTNLRSRDRALLMLFLFTEVTEADAPTRIRVGSHLDVPPVLEPYGEQGASFLELGPEVDRASAHRPLAHATGSPGDVYLCHPFLVHAAQPHHGTRPRFMAQPPLLPSVPYELERTDGDHSAVEFAIRRGLAREN
- a CDS encoding glycoside hydrolase family 48 protein, translating into MPPTRRRRPARRLWTAVVAALVLPFAMLSAASTPAQAAAVQCSVDYKTNDWGSGFTADLTITNRGTDAINGWTLTYSYAGNQKLSNGWNGTWSQSGQAVSVTNATYNANIAAGAAVTTGAQFTYSGTNAAPANFAVNGTSCTGAHQPPITVLTSPAAGAAYTQGTAVPLAATAAAADNATISKMEFYDNTTLLGTDTTAPYSLSVSSLTVGSHSLLAKAYDSLGASGESTPVGITVVSGPAVVASATQVPVQQGKTGTYTLKLSTQPSANVTVTTARTSGNTGLTVTGGASLTFTPSNWSTAQTVTITGNASGTGAATFESTATGHAKASVTVTQIAATGTYNARFLDLYGKITNPANGYFSPEGIPYHSVETLIVEAPDQGHETTSEAYSYLLWLQAMYGKVTGDWSKFNGAWDIMEKYMIPTHADQPTNSFYNASKPATYAPELDTPNEYPAKLDSSVPVGSDPIAGELKSAYGTDDVYGMHWLQDVDNVYGYGNSPGKCEAGPTDTGPSYINTFQRGAQESVWETVPQPTCDQFKYGGKNGYLDLFTGDASYSKQWKFTNAPDADARAVQAAYWADTWAKAQGKGSDVSATVGKAAKMGDYLRYAMYDKYFKKIGNCVGPSTCAAGTGKDASSYLLSWYYAWGGATDTSAGWAWRIGSSHMHGGYQNPMAAYALSSYADLKPKSATGAADWNTSLTRQLEFYRWLQSSEGAIAGGATNSWAGRYATPPAGTSTFYGMYYDQQPVYHDPPSNQWFGFQAWSMERVAEYYQQTGNAQAKTVLDKWVKWALSKTTINPDGTYQIPSTLQWSGQPDTWNASSPGANTALHVTVADYTNDVGVTAAYAKTLSYYAAKSGDTAAKTTAKALLDGMWNNYQDSLGIAVPENRADYNRFDDAVYVPSGWTGTMPNGDAVNSTSTFESIRSFYKNDPAWSKIQAYLAGGAVPSFTYHRFWAQADIALAMGSYAELLE
- a CDS encoding class I SAM-dependent methyltransferase, which produces MAHDHDHEEHGHGGTHGQRHHDHTDLDWSNMAQHLETQAELFTPLYERALAWLGHKQTEPGLIVDAGSGPGVLSCLLAEAFPGARVVAVDGAEPLLDRALARAARLGIADRFGTLAGQLPGVLEELAYPVDLLWASRSLHHLGDQRAGIATFAARLARGGTLALMEGGLQARFLPRDIGIGRPGLQARLDALEEGWFAEMRAGLPDAVAEVEDWPALMASAGLRHTGTRSFLLDLPAPTTDRARAYIAASLGRLRDVFGEHLEPDDRGTLDRLLDPEDAASVHRRADVFVLAAHTVHTAVRTG
- a CDS encoding cellulose binding domain-containing protein, translating into MRHPPRSALLAAVGAVALIGAVTVPVVTASGATPACSVEYSVTSQWGSGFQGSVKITNNMAAVSSWSLAFDFTGGQKLTQGWNAKWSQSGTTITAASESYNGSLGSGASVSAGFIASSSGSNAVPTSFKLNGTVCNTDTAPSPTPDPTDPEDTAPPVLRVSGNKFVDTNGGTRRLLGVNRSGGEFMCVQGRGIFDGPVDDASVKAIADWKANTVRIPLNEECWLGLSNINPAYAGANYINAVKDLVARVKAHGLTPVVELHWTYGQYTGNSAGCSDVHAGCQKPMPDMQYTPAFWTSVANTFKGDRAVVFDLFNEPYPDRATSTTTQAWQCWRDGGTCPGIGYEVAGMQDLVDSVRGTGATNVILAGGIAYSNDLSQWLTYKPTDPAGNLAAAWHVYNFNTCSNESCWNSTLAPVAAQVPLMAGEIGENTCSHGFIDQVMKWFDDRSLSYLGWTWNTWDCSLGPSLISSYDGTPTAFGTGLRDHLRALNG
- a CDS encoding glycoside hydrolase family 6 protein — protein: MSRTRTALLAALALVAGASGTALAVTPGDVGLAAVPCAVDYKVQNQWDTGFTAAVTITNNTAAKSSWSLKWSYAGNQKVTNFWNSKISQSGTAVTAANESYNGTLATGGSVSFGFQGTYSGTNALPTTFTLDGVTCNVDGGTGPTDPGPTDPGTPGTRVDNPYAGAKVYVNPEWSANAAAEPGGSRVSNQPTGVWLDRIASINGTGGKMGLRAHLDEALKQKGSGELVVQLVIYDLPGRDCSALASNGELGPTEIDKYKTQYIDPIAAILADPKYASLRIVDTVELDSLPNLVTNVTPRPTATANCDTMKANGNYVKGVGYALNKLGDAANVYNYVDAGHHGWLGWDDNFSATVQTIKQAATAEGATVNDVQGFITNTANYSALKEQNFTINDSVNGKSVRESKWVDWNRYVDELSYAQAFRQEAVNQGFPSGVGMLIDTSRNGWGGSARPTGPGAMTDVDTYVNGGKLDRRIHVGNWCNQSGAGLGERPKASPAAGIDAYVWIKPPGESDGSSSAIANDEGKGFDRMCDPTYTGNPRNNNNMSGALANAPLSGHWFSAQFQELMKNAYPAL